The genomic segment TTATTGGGGGAAGCTACGTTAACCAACAGCCCCATATAGTTACTGCCCAGATTGACATACATCAGCCTTTGACCGGGTTGTCTGAGCAactgacattctatgattttctgtgcCTCCTGGAGCCGTCTGTGTGTAACCTTGCATTTTAGACTACCTCATAGCGGCGACTATTCCTAAAAActtacattctgcaaatgctaattccgtcatctgtactgttggaagagaatataagcttTATCCTGAAAAGGCCATAATCAGAACAACTGTCATTACAcactctgtgttggtctctgtacttgtactccTTTTGTCATGATTTTTGTTCCTGTATATAcaattaaacctgaaataattaactgttatgCTAATGACTTGATAAAACGCAATTGCTAAGCATAACGTCACGAAATCCCTTGTACTGTAGAATGTTTCGTAGAGAAACTGCACGTTATCAAAAGCTAGTAACAATGAAAAAACACTATATCTAGAAATAATAGGCAGAATGTTGTGCTTCATTTTCATACTTGCTTATGTGTGCTGTCTTAATACCTCCCAATTCAGAGACACGGGGCCAGTGCCCTTAAAAGTGTGTGCTCCTGTTCCAAGAATTACCTATTACGCATCATGCAACCCATGAAATCTCCCCCAAGTTATCTTTGGGTGTAGGTGATACAAAACTTTTTTGTTATATAAAAAACTGGGATCGGCGCAAACTTACAGATGAACAGATACTCAGGAATCACAAACAgtgaaaatgcattttgaaCGTGTTATCATCTGCAAATTAATCAGTTTAAAAAGCACATTTATCAGAGGGTGATCAGAGGGGTAGAGAGGGAAGAATGTACAACTGATTGAAAAACCGTCTTGTTTGGAAAGTTCtttcagagagttctttgccatgaggtgccatgtggaacttccagtgaccagtatgagggagtgtgagagtgatgataccaaatttaacacacctgctccccattcacacctgagaccttgtaacactaacgagtcacatgacaccgggaggAAAAATTGCCAATTGGGCCATtgtttgttgagttattttgcggggacagcaaatttacactgttatacaagctgtacactcaccactttacattgtagcaaagtgtaatttcttccgTGTTGtgaaatgaaaagatataataaaatatttgcaaacatttgaggggtgtactcacttttgtgagatactgtatatcattgATATGGTCCATACTAGATTACGGTGGTATATCATATGATTCAAAAGCACATGTTGGGATGAAGGGGAACAAAGCTGATCTGTTAGCCAAACAGACCCTTGGTGGTGAGGAAATTGCAGTACCCATGAGCAAATCAGAGGCAAAATGTAGGATGTGGGAAATTGTGGTAATGGCAGGAGCAGTGAGATAGAAACACTAAGGGCAGGCATCTTTTTCAAATTTGGTGTTGGGAGGGAGGCATCAAAAAACGCAGTGTGGGCATTTAGGGATTAGGACTATGgctgagaaagagaggaatTCAGTCTGAAGAGTGTATTGAGTCGAAGGTCTATGGATTCAGTTTCTAATttgacttgtttgtcattgagtcagaGTTACTGATGGAAATtaggcccttcattaccaaacacaaaGTAACTAAATACAATTGATACAATTAAGTAATTAGAAAACtgttagttaaacattaaactgtggGTTACTTTAAAACTTTCATCTGGGTGATCACAGGAACATGTGAATATTTGACCTGTTAACTAGTTGCATATGTGAGCCTTATCGCATGACGTGTTAGGAagagaaaagctgttgctaTGTTTATTTAGATACACttaaaattaaggtatttggttttaaaatgaattttgATGCATCTTTGAATACACTATTATTGAGAGTCATGGGAAAACATGACTTGGGATTGTGTGACCAGTGTTTGGATTTGGAGACGGTGGAACATGTATCGTTTTTCTGTGAAAGGTATGTGGTAGATGGGGAGCGAATGTTGTGGAGGCTAAGCGGGGGAGGGACATGGATGGGGTTCTTGGGCGggaaatggaagaaggtagCTATAAAGTTATTTTCTTAGGAATACAGGCCTTATTATGAGGGTATGAAATAAGGAGGCCGTGACCGACCTCACACTCCAGTgcagtaggtggcagtatatGCAAGTTTAGTTGGATGCGTTTTACAAATCAATAACGAAAGAAGAAATACACTTACACAGCAACTTGAGTGTAGAAGTACACAAATCCCTTCCAACTTTGTTCAGCTGAATTATGCTACAGTTTCTGGTGAGTTAGTTTTCAAATTAATACCTTCCAGATATCTGCACCTGGTTGTGATGTGGATTATGAGTTAGCCAACTATGCTAACTAGCTAGTAGTACCGTGATGCGAGCTAACTTCTGACCTTTACTTAGCAACCATATATAATAATTAACTATTCCGTTTTGAATAATGTCTTTTTACAATTTTGCAGGCTGGGTTTACCTTGGGGAACGTTGTTGGGATGTACCTTGCTCAAAACTATGAGGTAACGTTAAGGAAACTAGCATTATTACCTAAGAGGTCTCAGTAAGAATTGTTTACAAATGCTAGCTAAGCAAGTTAGCGGTTCCCCTTTTGGCATGTTTGACAAGCACATTGAACTCTTCAGTTTGGCATCTACTCTGTTTAAGGTACCCAACATTGCGAAGAAGATAGAAGCTTTTAAGAAGGACGTGgaggcaaagaagaaaccaccAGAGGAGTGAATATGCATCATCAACATGGAAAGATATTAATGCATATTGAATCTATGGGAACAATAAGACGGACACGCAGAGGATGTATTTTTAAGTCTCATTACGTCATTTAATCTTTGCTATTATATTCAACTGTGCAAACGGATTCCCCGAGCAGTATTTTTAGTGCCTGGACTGGGCCACtatccttttttttcttcaagtatGGATTCTTAAAATACTTTAAATTATATTGTGAGGGTGCTATTAATAAGTGGctatgcaaagaaaacatgggATCATCTGAACTCCAGAAACCCTGGCCTTATTTCTGCACTCCGCTAAGCAAGACAGGGCAAAAGTTGTGCTGACTACTAGTATTTATGCCTAAATATGACTAATGCGTGTCAGTTACTGTTTAAACAATAGTTACTAGGTAGTAGTTTTATGGGATTCAGAATAAGTAGTATTGGAAATCTTTTGTTTGGATAATTCTTGGTTGTTTGCTGTTCTATTACATTGTAGGTCTTAATTAGATCTGCATCTGATCAGCCTGCATGAATAAAGTTGCTCAGTTTGGTTTATCAAGTTTCTGCATCACATTGAAAGAAATGTCTTGTCCAATGAATCAAAAGTAATGTCATATCCACAAATTAAGAGAAATGTTATGTCAGACAAGATAGTATTGCCAAGCAACATACTAGTTCAATACTTAAGCATCCAGTAAAATGTGTGATTTTTGTAGGGCAGTTATTCTAACTAGCAATGCTTATTCACAGCATGAATCACAAGTAGTTCTTCATAAGTCACCCTATTGTTATGTACAGAGGGCttgggaaaacattttcccGAAACAAATGACCAAACCACCATAGGCCTCCAAAGCGCATCAGCTGCCATTAAAACCAGACGAACGGCACTAACTGACCAGTGATATTCTCAATCCAGCATATCTGGAAAATTTTCCCTTAAAAACATACCAACTTGATTACGCTTATTgtataagaaaataaatcataataatgTTATAGGAGTGCCAATTTCAGTAATcagtgcaaaataaaatgtgaaaaaaccTACCCTTTTTAAATAGTATCTAAAACAATACTTACTTTTTGCACAGTACTTTGGTCCCACTGGATAATAACATTGACAATTATTGAATATTTGCCAAGACACAGGGACATGGTTCTGGCAACCCACTGTGGATCAGCTGCTTTAATTAGGTAATTGCATGTACATTAAAATGATCTAACAGGGAACATTTTTACTTTGGTTCTGGCACAAATAATGGTACAAtcactttttgtttttctgtttcttgcccttctttcctcctcttttctTTGTTGACTCAGGCCATACAAAGCCTCGGAACTCCAGACAGTCAACTGCATTATGGGAAATGTAGTAAACATTCTCCATGGCTGCTGGACTAAGAATGTCCACTCTTGATATGGTGTCTTTGGCACTGACAGATCTCTTTTTGGAAGACCTTCGACTCCTTTCAGACTTTTTGACTGTCCTGCCACTATGTGACCGGGACATCCTGGATTCTGTTGCTTTTCTTGATTGCATAGGCTGTGGACAAATCattacataacacattttcaataatttagTAGATAAGTGAgcttaggtgtgtgtgtgtgtgtgtgtgtgtgtgtgtgtgtgtgtgtgtgtgtgtgtgtgtatatatagtgttGGCTGTAGTGTTTTAGTCTAGGGTGGACACTGGAGGTCAAGAACTGGAGGTATTTGCATCAAGTGACAACATTATGTGGAAGTGGTATCCCTTAGGATTAAGGGGGGTATATAGGAATATATACTTCAGACAATAATATATTGTCTGCttagattcagccaaattcagttaactggatggcgcttcactttacagatggacaatgacccataCTGCTTAAGCAACCCAGGGTTTTTTTTCAggtaaagaagtggaatattcttcaatggccaagtcaatcacttgatctcaacctgatcgagcatgcatttcactttgtGAAGACCAAActaaaggcagaaagacccaagaacaaacaacaactgaagagaGCTGCAGTGAAGGCCTGGCATCACAAAAGAGAAACCCAGTGTTTgctgatgtccatgtgttccagacttcaagcagtcattgcctgcaaaggattctctacAAAGtatagaaaaaagtattttattttattgttaatttgtccaattacatttgagcccctgaaataaggggactgtgtatgaaaatagttGCAATTCCAACGTGGTTGCAAcgttatttttgttcaaccccttgaagtaaagctgaaagtctgcacttcaattgcatctcagttgtttcatttcaaatccattgtggtggtgtacagagccaaaattctgaaaatgttgtcagtgtccaaatgtttCAGGACCCAACTGTAGGTACaccggtacacacacacacacacactacaatgaATATATCAAGGAGCAACACTGCTCTGCAGGTCTGTGATGGCTGAGGGAACTCGCTTATACAGGCTTATCTATGCAGACTTATGTTCCCTCGAGTCTGGCATGCCACCAATATGCAACCCAATGTTGTGGGTCACAGTGCCTTGAGGTACTGTGGTTGGGACTGTCCATGATAGTTTTAGGTTTGatcgtgggtgtgtgtgttcagtaggtgTGCATgcattgtaaaaaaacaacaagataTGATGCTAAAAAGAGGGTTTACAGAAATAATGCCTGCTcccccacactcacacacacaaaataaacatatgaTATTTTCTTTGTAGACTCATGTACAGGGCAGATGTGACAGCAGTAAGTTCCCTCATTGCATGCAACAACTGTTCAGTTGACATTTACTGTACCATTCTGTGGACATTCCTCTCCAACTGTTAGATTATTAATTCTCTGCAAATTTACCACCAACGGAACCTgtgaaaaaacacacagaaaggtTATTTATACTTGACAGGAACGAGACACAAGTACCGAAAAAAAACCAAGAATTATAGTAGAAACAATAATGCATACCAACCTCAGTCTTCTTTCAGTGTAAAACAtcccatgtgtttgtgtcctgtTGTCGTAGAGACTAGGCTTGTTCTGGATGTTTGAATAGGCAGCTGCTCACAAGGTTGTCACCTCTCTGTGTACAGCAGGGCATTAGTAGCGATCTCAAATGTCCTTTGTCCCCCACAAAGAATGTCTGTTTACACCACCATGGGTATCGGCTGATTATCTCCTAATGTCATTAATATTATATAACAAAAACACCATTCTTCAGTCACATTACTGAATATGCCAAGTATTTGCATTTTCTTACGCCACTCAATTTCAAAGGAATCCTTGTTGGGACAGCATTTCAATCAGACCACATTGTTCTGAGGTCTTACGGTTGTACATCCTAAACATTATCTGTAGAAACGTAATACAAATTCAAACCAGCGATCTCTTTATttataaacatacagtatatgaaaGAACAGATTATCAGTCAAATTGCAACTTTGATACCATTATAATATGTCTTTCTATAGAATAATGCCTCTGTACAGGACAGTGATTGCACATACCCCtgaacaaaatcaaaaacagtATTACACTGTCCTGTCATTGACAAAAGCCCATTGCAACATCCAAACACACCTAGGTTCCTCTAACTGCGCCAGAAATCAGACACACATGTACTTGACAGTATTTCCAGTTATTATACATTGTCGGATAGAAAAGGGGACATTGCAAAGCATATCTTTTTTAAATAAGCGATGCCCTGAATAAGGCATTAGTTTctaattcaaactggcactcaTTGCTTTGGCACAGGAGGTAAAaggtttctaaataaaagctgtGAGTATGACGGCAACAAATAGTGCAAAACAATTATCATCATTGTGTTACATTACTGTACGTGTTGATTCAAGTGTACACTACATTTTAGTGCTTACTGATACTACCATGTTATTGAATATCCACCAATTGGATTCTTACATCCTGTACTGGTATCAAGGATAGGACGCTGTCATTGTACAACCTGGACTATAAATACTATGCATACTTAAAACCTGAGGACCCCAAGATAAGTAATATTATTCTGAAAGCTTTTGCCATTCACAAAAAGAATGAGAGACATAAAAAAAGGCCAAATAACATTCTCTTCATGTGTGTGGGACACATTTGACGTCTTAAGAACTGCTTGATAAGAAAACGTTGCAGATGACTCCGTCACACCACTGTAATGGCAAACCAAAACACCCAACCTATACCAACTCTGAGTAAATTTTCTATgtataaaagaaaaagaaaaaaacactgtcttaaaaaacaaaatattgtataaaaaaattctgaataCAGGTTTCAATATTACATACTCAAATTATAAAACTGCAGCCATGCACTAAAGTTCCACAGTGAAGCACAATATTCAAGATTCAGTTACACAATCATTGTTCAATACAAACATGATGATACATAAAAAGTACATCTGCAGCCTCCTACACAAATTCCCTGGAGACAAATAAAAGCTATGAAAAGGTGATAATGTCTTATGTGCTTGTGTCATCAGTTTTCCCAAACCTTCTGAAAAGTGACAGAAAACCCAAAAGTTATAATAGATAATAGTATGGGTCTTGACAGCCCTAGGTAGTTCTAGTTTAGaaattgactagacaacagaGGTAAGTAAAAAAATTCAGCACCATTGCGTGACAACTACTGTGTATTCAGTAAAGAAGAGAAAACCCTCACCAAGCACACTTGGAGCTGTGGAAGTGGAGCGGTGGATTGGGTGCTGAAACtgagagaaacacagaacatCCTCAGGAGTCACACAACCAGAACAAGTCAAAGAAACTGCTTGAGTTACCCAGGCAGCCTTCCAATCTGAGGTACGTTACGCAGCTCGCTCCTTATTCCAAATCTATTGCCAAACCCTTCAGATTGGCTTCAGAAAACGAATTACTGCTATTAGAGAAATATCTGAGATGTTATATTCTTTCCCAACGTAAATATCAAAAGCACCCTGACAATACACAGTGGTATTCTTTCCAAAAAGCCTTCGTTCTAGAAATATCAACCACAATATCATCAACAGATGTGAATATCAAGCACTCCAACTTGACGGTTATGACAACAAATGCACCTGGAAAAGTACAAATCCTGTAAAAATGTACAGCATAAATTAAACCTTACCAGCGCATAAACATACACTTCCATAAAAAAAGATTGAGGATATAAAATCAATTATTCCAAAGCACAGGTGATGGAAGGGAAATACACCCAGTGGCCATTTGATAAGATACACACATATTTCCTGTTCCATCTCATCCTAAAGGTGTTCCATTGTGTTGAGGTCTGTGACAGTTCAAATAACTCAAGAAAAATTTAACAGGATTTTGTCAAGTGGTTTTCCACTCCTCAACTAACCAATGTTGGTATCCCCTCTGCCCACTGGAGTTTCTTATTTTTAAAAGGATGGGAGTGGTTCCTGCTGGTTGCTTCAACAGCCGGTCTGTGACAACACCAACAAGCCATCTGTTCCAAGAAGCTGTTCTACACACAACTATTGTATGGTCTCAGTACTTGCCCCTATGTTTCCTGCATGTTAGCTTGCATGATTTCTGCCATTCTCCTTCTGCCACCacttataattttttgttgcaccattctctgtaaaccctaGACACTGTTGTGTGAAAAGCCCAGGAGGGTGGCTACGCTCAAAGATGCTTACATCACTTGACTGCACATTCTAACATTCAATTTAGCAGTATCTGAATGTCATCTGTATTTCATGTTGACTTAAATTATTTCAGATATCTTCAGTTTTTGTATAGTGATCTTGGGGAATAGTGTTTTATTGGCCGTTCTTGAGAAGCTGTActttttctataaaaaaattaGCATGGATGAGCTGATGCTTATTTTGTCGGTCGGGGCATGTTAAATATTTAGCTGGTTCGTTTTCAAAGCCTGGGGGACAATGAGAAACTTATTGTTTGTCTAGTGTGGCTGAATCACAATTGTACTTGTTGCCATGACTACTAAATATGCATATAAATACTAAAAAGTTTTGTGTACAGGaacatattattttgtttagtaTCATCTTATAAGCTCATGTGAACTGGCCACCAGTAGGTGTATcagtgtaatttattttttgattcaaatatttgtaagaGTCATAAAGCATGAAACTTGCAGAACTTGATAAAGTAAGAACTGTGGTATAGAGTAGGTTAATTAACGGTTGAGAACCAAATTAAAACATAGCCGTTGGTTTGGACCTAGAGTTCAACAAAGTTTGTAGTGTCGCATCCTGCTCCCACTGCCatgttattttagtttttactggtgtgtatgcatgtatgtacatatatttagTGGAAAAAGTCTGCATTGATACAGGTGTTTAAAAATAGACACGTTCTTCCTGCCTAGATTTACATGAAGCTCAGATTATTCCTAGGCACATGTTTCTGTTCTATGTGTCCATACTTCCCCATTATTAATTTCGCTCAAGTAGACCCTCCCATTGGATAGGCTGTGAGAACACCTCTCTCTCCAACCACATTTCATAGCTGTACTGGAAGTCGTCCGGGAGCTCCACGCGCTGGCCCAGTACACTTTGCAGACAGTTGTCCACTGGGGCGAACTCTCCATTCTGGTTCTTGTCGTAGCGGCGGCTGTTGAATTTCTCGATACTCTCCCTGAGAGCGCATTCCTCCGCCTGGAAGTCCCACGGCCGCGCGTCAATATCTGAGAGACAAAAGAATAACAACGTAGCTTTTTGTTACATGGACAATTAAGTTAATGAACAAAGCTTTGTAACATTCACTTTTAGAGGGTCActaacattaaatcaaaatttCTTCAAGTGCCCTTTTTTGCCAGcccaacacagacaaacaatgaGCACAGGCAGAACAACACAAACCCTTTCCATTGCCGCTGTCAAGTTTCtgtgtgaaacaaatgtattttagagtCCACGGTGTATTATTATGGGCTATTGCTGAAGGACAATAAGCATCAATAATCAAATGAACATGGAAAAACATGAAGGAACATTAAGACCTGCTATAGGGACAGAAAATAGATATTAGGGACCAAGGTTGTTTTTCTAACTGTATCACCACTAAGAACAGAACCTGAGACACAAGATGACAGAtggttgtcttttctttttttgttgggtTATTCAGAATATTCCTAAGCTCAGAGTATAAAGAGTCACTCATCAAGGACCaacagtgaataaaaaaattacttcatGTTCGCATTGACTGGCTGACTCTGTTTTATCCTACCGTTGCCATAAGCCCAGTCGTCGTTAAGCCGGTGTCGTACTTTCTGGTAGATGGCCGACATGGTCTTCATGTTACTCTTCCTCCACTGCCTGCCCAGGTACTTAGTCTGGATCTTGAGAAGCTTGAGAACATACAGTTGCATCATGGCCTGTTTGACCTTGAGCGCCCTCTTCAGGATGGGAGCAGACTTGAACACCACTAGCATCTGACAGAAGAGAGTGAGTATATCAATAGGATGAAGTAATTCCCTCTCCCTGATACAGACAAGACGGATTCTCTCTCACCATGGTCCTGGAGTGTTTCCACTTGGTCAGCTTGTTGAGGATCCTCAGCAAGTTGATGCAGGAAAATAGATTCCGCCAGCAGAACTGATTACTGTCTCCAGCTTCCTACGACCGCAGGAAACAACAGAGACAATAACTGAAACATCCCTATAGGatataaatacataatacataTGTAATTCTACATGATGGAAACATTTTCTTGTGTCAAAAAACAGCCCACAAGTGAACCAAACCTGCATCCATCTCATGAACATTTGAATAGTCCTGAGGCAAACACGTGAGTTAGTGGACTGAACTCACCAAGCTCTCAGCTGTGAGCTCTGGCATCTCATGGACCACACAGTGGGGGAAGTCTAGCACGCAAATGCTACAATAAGAGAGCACAGAAAAgtgattacacacacatacatattacTCTTCCCATTTAAGTGTGAGGGAGGAATTCATCATCAAAACCTGTGTGTAATTTAGTTTGTAAAAATGCACAAAAATGTAAGAGtgtggagattttttttttctacacacAAGAGCTACAAACCCACAGGGAAAACACCTTATATTTTCCTTTcttacaaattatttgtttatgATTGAACTCAGCCCtcactcatttaaaaaaagggtaTTTTTCTAGTGCCTTAATACAAACCTATCTCCAACCACCATGACAGATTAAAGACAGTAAGAA from the Esox lucius isolate fEsoLuc1 chromosome 23, fEsoLuc1.pri, whole genome shotgun sequence genome contains:
- the stmp1 gene encoding short transmembrane mitochondrial protein 1, which gives rise to MLQFLAGFTLGNVVGMYLAQNYEVPNIAKKIEAFKKDVEAKKKPPEE
- the LOC105006391 gene encoding small lysine-rich protein 1, which encodes MPMQSRKATESRMSRSHSGRTVKKSERSRRSSKKRSVSAKDTISRVDILSPAAMENVYYISHNAVDCLEFRGFVWPESTKKRGGKKGKKQKNKK